The Holophagales bacterium genome has a segment encoding these proteins:
- a CDS encoding ABC transporter permease: MIEIDTWQEIFDTVRKNKLRTFLTGFSVAWGILMLIVLLGSGQGLSKGVEYGFRDDATNSIWIRSGQTSVPWKGLRPGRTVQFTNEDYDTIRGGVKGVEHITSRFFIRGTLTVAWHGETSSFDVRAVHPDHQHLEQSIITGGRFLNPTDVEEHRKVAVIGERVKAQLFKGAPALGEYLEIKGVPFQVVGVFTDVGGEGEQEKIYIPISTAQRTYGGANNVAMIMMTVGDASVDESQAIATDLRLRVAERHDFDPDDKRAVFISNAVVEFQRFVDLMGGIRAFVWVIGIGTLLAGVVGVSNIMMIAVKERTKEIGIRKAVGATPMSVMSLILKEAILVTGVAGYVGLVAGVALLEVMSRSLGESEMFRNPEVDFGVAVSATLLLVVAGGVAGFFPARKAAAIRPVEALRDE, translated from the coding sequence GTTCAGCGTGGCGTGGGGAATCCTCATGCTCATCGTCCTCCTCGGCTCCGGGCAGGGGCTCTCGAAGGGAGTCGAGTACGGCTTCCGGGACGACGCCACGAACAGCATCTGGATCCGGAGCGGCCAGACGAGCGTCCCGTGGAAAGGGCTCCGGCCCGGGCGGACGGTTCAGTTCACGAACGAGGACTACGACACCATCCGCGGGGGCGTGAAGGGGGTCGAGCACATCACCTCGCGCTTCTTCATCCGCGGGACGCTGACGGTCGCCTGGCACGGGGAAACCTCCAGCTTCGACGTCCGCGCCGTCCACCCCGACCACCAGCACCTCGAGCAGTCGATCATCACCGGGGGGCGCTTCCTCAACCCCACCGACGTCGAAGAGCACCGGAAGGTCGCGGTCATCGGCGAGCGCGTGAAGGCCCAGCTCTTCAAGGGGGCGCCGGCCCTCGGCGAGTACCTCGAGATCAAGGGGGTCCCGTTCCAGGTCGTCGGGGTCTTCACCGACGTCGGCGGCGAGGGGGAGCAGGAGAAGATCTACATCCCGATCTCGACCGCCCAGCGGACCTACGGCGGCGCGAACAACGTCGCGATGATCATGATGACGGTCGGCGACGCCTCGGTCGACGAGAGCCAGGCCATCGCGACCGACCTGAGGCTCAGGGTCGCCGAGCGGCACGACTTCGACCCCGACGACAAGCGGGCCGTCTTCATCTCGAATGCCGTCGTCGAGTTCCAGCGGTTCGTCGACCTGATGGGCGGCATCCGCGCGTTCGTCTGGGTCATCGGCATCGGGACGCTTCTCGCCGGCGTCGTCGGCGTCTCGAACATCATGATGATCGCCGTCAAGGAGCGGACGAAGGAGATCGGGATCCGCAAGGCGGTCGGCGCGACGCCCATGTCCGTCATGTCCCTCATCCTGAAGGAGGCGATCCTCGTCACGGGGGTCGCCGGCTACGTCGGGCTCGTCGCGGGGGTCGCGCTCCTCGAGGTGATGTCGCGCTCGCTCGGGGAGTCCGAGATGTTCCGCAACCCCGAGGTCGACTTCGGCGTCGCCGTCTCGGCGACGCTCCTCCTCGTCGTCGCGGGCGGCGTGGCCGGCTTCTTCCCGGCACGCAAGGCCGCGGCGATCCGCCCCGTCGAGGCCCTGAGGGACGAGTAG
- a CDS encoding ABC transporter permease: MTHLLDLDHWQEIRVALFRNRTRTALTAFGVFWGIFLLMVMLGSGSGLKKGVLQGFSDGATNSFFIWTQRTQKPFAGMPAGRGIRMTNADVAAIREKVPEVEVVAPRNQLRGFGGGNNVSRGRKTGAFSVMGDYPEIRRVQSLRLESGRFLNPIDVEESRKVAVIGTRVLELLFARGEEPIGDSIVIRGVYFQVVGVFVSPQTGDAAERDAQTIFVPFTTFQRAFNYGDRVGWMAIISRPDVPASVAEEKVLSLLRSRHRVAPDDLRAFGHFNLEEEYTKIQGLFSGIRLLVWIVGVGTLAAGVIGVSNIMLIIVRERTKEIGIRRALGAKPSAVVSQIVSESVILTSLAGYLGLVAGIALVVGIGRLLPPGGAGMFLDPDVGVGEALQALAILVVAGVLAGLAPAQRALAVSPTVALRSE; encoded by the coding sequence GTGACGCACCTCCTCGACCTCGACCACTGGCAGGAGATCCGGGTCGCCCTCTTCCGAAACCGGACCCGGACGGCCCTCACGGCCTTCGGCGTCTTCTGGGGGATCTTCCTCCTCATGGTGATGCTCGGATCGGGCTCGGGCCTGAAGAAGGGCGTCCTCCAGGGCTTTTCCGACGGCGCGACGAACAGCTTCTTCATCTGGACGCAGCGGACGCAGAAGCCGTTCGCCGGGATGCCCGCCGGCCGCGGCATCCGGATGACGAACGCCGACGTCGCCGCGATCCGCGAGAAGGTCCCCGAGGTCGAGGTCGTCGCCCCGCGCAACCAGCTCCGCGGTTTCGGCGGCGGGAACAACGTCTCCCGCGGCCGGAAGACCGGCGCCTTCAGCGTCATGGGCGACTACCCCGAGATCCGCCGGGTCCAGTCGCTGAGGCTCGAATCGGGACGTTTCCTCAACCCGATCGACGTCGAGGAGAGCCGGAAAGTCGCCGTCATCGGGACCCGCGTCCTGGAGCTCCTCTTCGCGCGCGGGGAGGAGCCGATCGGCGATTCGATCGTCATCCGGGGGGTCTACTTCCAGGTCGTCGGCGTCTTCGTCTCGCCGCAGACGGGAGACGCGGCCGAGCGCGACGCGCAGACGATCTTCGTCCCGTTCACGACGTTCCAGCGGGCCTTCAACTACGGCGACCGTGTCGGCTGGATGGCGATCATCTCCCGTCCCGACGTTCCCGCCTCCGTCGCCGAGGAGAAGGTCCTCTCCCTCCTCCGGTCGCGGCACAGGGTGGCCCCCGACGACCTCCGCGCCTTCGGCCACTTCAACCTCGAGGAGGAGTACACGAAGATCCAGGGGCTCTTCTCGGGGATCCGCCTCCTCGTCTGGATCGTCGGCGTCGGCACGCTCGCCGCCGGCGTCATCGGCGTCTCGAACATCATGCTCATCATCGTCAGGGAGCGGACGAAGGAGATCGGCATCCGCCGGGCGCTCGGAGCGAAGCCCTCGGCCGTCGTCAGCCAGATCGTCTCCGAGTCCGTCATCCTGACGTCGCTCGCCGGCTACCTCGGCCTCGTCGCGGGAATCGCCCTCGTCGTCGGCATCGGCAGGCTCCTCCCGCCGGGCGGCGCGGGGATGTTCCTCGACCCCGACGTCGGCGTCGGCGAGGCGCTCCAGGCCCTCGCCATCCTCGTCGTGGCGGGCGTCCTCGCCGGCCTCGCCCCCGCGCAGCGCGCCCTCGCCGTCAGCCCCACCGTCGCCCTCAGATCGGAGTGA
- a CDS encoding efflux RND transporter periplasmic adaptor subunit yields MLKKILGIAAGLLVLALFAGTVWFLWAKSQKAETVWQTESPKVATIIKKAVSTGSVVPRQEVAIKPRVSGIIEEIHVEAGAKIREGDLIAKIRLVPDMVRLNEAQSRVEKAKIALDAAEKDHARNVALSRDGTISASAFQTYQTALENTRTELRTASDNLDLIQKGISRTTGDASNTLVRSTISGTVLEVPVKVGNSVIETNTFNEGTTIATIADMGDMIFLGKVDESEVGKLKPGMTLLLTIGAVEGKKPEATLEHIAPKGVEKEGAIQFEIKAALKPIKDVVIRANYSANADIVLDRRDDVLALNESLLAFEDGKKFVEVETAPQKFEKREVKTGLSDGIQVEILSGLVEKDKVKGPPEKTEKAKTGS; encoded by the coding sequence ATGCTGAAGAAGATCCTCGGAATCGCCGCCGGCCTGCTCGTCCTCGCCCTCTTCGCGGGGACCGTCTGGTTCCTCTGGGCCAAGTCGCAGAAAGCCGAGACCGTCTGGCAGACCGAGTCGCCGAAGGTCGCGACGATCATCAAGAAGGCCGTCTCGACCGGCTCCGTCGTCCCGCGGCAGGAGGTCGCCATCAAGCCGCGCGTCTCGGGGATCATCGAGGAGATCCACGTCGAGGCCGGGGCGAAGATCAGGGAGGGGGACCTCATCGCGAAGATCCGCCTCGTCCCCGACATGGTCCGCCTCAACGAGGCGCAGAGCCGCGTGGAGAAGGCGAAGATCGCCCTCGACGCCGCCGAGAAGGACCACGCACGAAACGTGGCGCTCTCCCGCGACGGAACGATCTCGGCCTCCGCCTTCCAGACGTACCAGACCGCCCTCGAGAACACGCGGACCGAGCTGCGCACCGCGAGCGACAACCTCGACCTGATCCAGAAGGGGATCTCCCGGACGACGGGCGACGCCTCGAACACCCTCGTCCGCTCCACGATCTCGGGGACCGTCCTCGAGGTGCCGGTGAAGGTCGGCAACTCCGTCATCGAGACGAACACGTTCAACGAGGGGACGACGATCGCTACGATCGCCGACATGGGCGACATGATCTTCCTCGGCAAGGTGGACGAGTCGGAGGTCGGCAAGCTCAAGCCCGGGATGACGCTCCTCCTGACGATCGGGGCCGTCGAGGGGAAAAAGCCCGAGGCGACGCTCGAGCACATCGCTCCGAAGGGGGTCGAAAAGGAGGGGGCGATCCAGTTCGAGATCAAGGCGGCGCTGAAGCCGATCAAGGACGTCGTGATCCGCGCGAACTACAGCGCGAACGCCGACATCGTCCTCGACCGGCGGGACGACGTCCTCGCGCTGAACGAGAGCCTCCTCGCCTTCGAGGACGGCAAGAAGTTCGTCGAGGTCGAGACCGCCCCGCAGAAGTTCGAGAAGCGCGAGGTGAAGACCGGCCTCTCCGACGGCATCCAGGTCGAGATCCTCTCGGGCCTCGTGGAGAAGGACAAGGTCAAGGGTCCGCCAGAGAAGACGGAGAAGGCGAAGACGGGAAGCTGA
- a CDS encoding MFS transporter — MSEAVAGAPEGARRGTMSRVAAVVALSFSSGLPLGLVWIAIPDWMRSMGVDIRVVGLFTLAQAPWSFKFLWSPLMDRFRLPFWGRRRGWIAVAQVALALSGLGLSGVGSRPETPWVALALTLAVALSAATQDIAIDAYAVDVLRKEEHGVAVGLRTAVYRAAMTLSGGLAIWAAASLGWGAVNLLLGLAYLPLILVTWRSPEPEEPPAGPKTLRDAIWLPFLECLSRHRAVEILVFVVLYKLADALSQSLLRPFLIDMGYGGFDRGFVLGTAGVALTIAGTFLGGVACTRIGLGHSLWIFGFFQIFSNIGYVLITYWPGGRPVMYGAMAFEMITSGLGMGAFGVLLLRITEKRFSATQYALFSSLFGLPRILGGPITGLIVDAAGWRTFFWFTIAAGVPGLILLQRFAPIGVREPRFTAETVAVRRRMTGRQIARRGAAGAIVTLVVSAAWMIGLVAVKAYRKDPAAGFDLAAAAAAFIHPVTVGGWTQLVAVLVVGVLGGLGTAALLTARHGERATDSGESAE; from the coding sequence ATGAGCGAGGCGGTTGCGGGGGCGCCAGAGGGGGCGCGGCGGGGGACGATGTCGCGGGTGGCGGCGGTGGTGGCGCTGTCGTTCTCGTCGGGGCTGCCGCTCGGGCTCGTCTGGATCGCGATCCCCGACTGGATGCGCTCGATGGGCGTCGACATCCGCGTCGTCGGGCTCTTCACGCTCGCGCAGGCCCCCTGGTCCTTCAAGTTCCTCTGGTCGCCGCTCATGGACCGTTTCCGGCTGCCGTTCTGGGGCCGGCGGCGGGGATGGATCGCGGTGGCGCAGGTGGCGCTCGCGCTCTCGGGGCTCGGGCTCTCCGGCGTGGGGAGCCGGCCCGAGACGCCGTGGGTCGCGCTGGCGCTGACGCTCGCCGTCGCGCTCTCGGCCGCCACGCAGGACATCGCGATCGACGCCTACGCGGTCGACGTCCTCCGGAAGGAGGAGCACGGCGTCGCGGTCGGCCTGCGCACGGCCGTGTACCGGGCAGCCATGACCCTCTCGGGGGGCCTCGCGATCTGGGCGGCAGCGAGCCTCGGGTGGGGCGCGGTCAACCTCCTCCTCGGCCTCGCCTACCTGCCGCTCATCCTCGTCACGTGGCGCTCGCCGGAGCCGGAGGAGCCGCCCGCCGGGCCGAAGACGCTGCGCGACGCGATCTGGCTGCCGTTCCTCGAGTGCCTCTCGCGCCACCGCGCGGTCGAGATCCTGGTCTTCGTCGTCCTCTACAAGCTGGCCGACGCGCTCTCGCAGTCGCTGCTCCGGCCCTTCCTCATCGACATGGGGTACGGCGGGTTCGACCGCGGCTTCGTCCTCGGCACCGCGGGCGTCGCCCTGACGATCGCCGGCACGTTCCTCGGCGGCGTCGCCTGCACCCGGATCGGCCTCGGGCACTCGCTCTGGATCTTCGGCTTCTTCCAGATCTTCTCGAACATCGGCTACGTCCTGATCACCTACTGGCCGGGCGGCCGCCCCGTCATGTACGGCGCGATGGCGTTCGAGATGATCACGAGCGGCCTCGGGATGGGGGCGTTCGGCGTGCTCCTCCTGCGCATCACCGAGAAGAGGTTCTCGGCGACGCAGTACGCGCTCTTCTCGTCGCTCTTCGGCCTGCCCCGCATCCTCGGCGGCCCGATCACCGGCCTCATCGTGGACGCCGCCGGGTGGCGGACGTTCTTCTGGTTCACGATCGCCGCCGGCGTGCCGGGGCTGATCCTGCTCCAGAGGTTCGCGCCGATCGGCGTGCGCGAGCCGCGCTTCACGGCCGAGACGGTCGCCGTCCGGCGGCGGATGACCGGGCGGCAGATCGCCCGGCGCGGCGCGGCCGGCGCGATCGTGACCCTCGTCGTGAGCGCCGCCTGGATGATCGGGCTCGTCGCGGTGAAGGCGTATCGCAAGGACCCGGCCGCCGGCTTCGACCTAGCCGCCGCGGCCGCGGCGTTCATCCACCCGGTCACGGTCGGCGGATGGACGCAGCTCGTCGCCGTCCTGGTCGTCGGGGTCCTCGGCGGCCTCGGCACAGCGGCGCTCCTCACCGCACGGCACGGGGAGAGGGCAACGGACAGCGGGGAGAGCGCGGAATAA